The genomic stretch ACGGTCAGGACATCCTCGCGCTCAAACTGACCAAGAACGCGCGGAAGTCGGACGACGGCTCCAAGCCGTCCGTGCTGTACCTGTCCAACCAGCACGCGCGCGAGTGGATCACGCCGGAGATGACCCGGCGCCTGATGCACTACTACCTGGACCACTACCGCAACGACAGCCGCATCCGGAAGGTTGTCGACTCGACGGAACTGTGGTTCGTGATCTCGGCCAACCCCGACGGCTACGACTACACGTTCAAGAACTCCGGCACCCGCCTGTGGCGCAAGAACCTGCGGGACGTCAACGGCGACGGTGTCATCGGCACGGGTGACGGCGTCGACCTCAACCGCAACTTCCCCTACAAGTGGGGCTACGACGACGAGGGTTCGTCCCCCAACCCCACCAGCGAGACCTACCGCGGCGCGAGCCCCGCCTCCGAGCCCGAGACCAGGGCGCTGGACGCCTTCGAGAAACGCGTCGGGTTCACGTACGCCGTCAACTATCACTCCGCCGCCGAACTCCTCCTCTACGGCGTCGGCTGGCAGGTCGCCACGCCCACCCCGGACGACGTCCTCTACAAGGCGCTCGCCGGCACCCCGGACAATCCGGCCATCCCCGGCTACCGTTCGCAGCTCTCCTCGGAGCTGTACACCACCAACGGCGAGGCGGACGGGCACGCCTCGAACGTCAACGGCATCGCCATGTTCACCCCCGAGATGTCGACCTGCCAGACCGCGTCGAACGTCGATCCCAACGACGCGTGGAAGCCCGAGGACTGCCCGTCGGTCTTCAGCTTCCCCGACGACGAGAAGCTGATCCAGCAGGAGTTCGCCAAGAACATCCCGTTCGCGCTCTCCGTCGCCGAGACCGCCGTACACCCGGACAGGCCGGTCTCCTCCGTCGGGCTGAGCGCCGCCGACTTCACGCCGGCCGCATTCTCCACGTCGTACTCCGATGGCGCGGACCAGGAGGTCTCCGTCGTCGTCCGCAAGGCGATCCGCGACAAGGAGCTGAAGTACCGCGTCAACGGCGGCCGCGTCCTCGACCAGACGCTCAGGCCCTGGAAGGGCGGAAAGACCTACGGCGGCAAGGACGACCTGTACTTCGACGAGTACCGGGCCAAGGTGCGTGACGGCGAGCCGGGCGACAAGGTCGAGGTGTGGTTCACCGGCGAGACGAACAGCGGCAAGAAGGTCTCCAGCTCGCACTTCACGTACACGGTCGCCGAGCGGCCCAGGGCCGACACGCTCGTCGTCGCCGAGGAGGGCACCGCGGCCACGCAGGCGCAGACGTACGTGGACGCCGTCCGGGCGGCCGGGCATCGGGCGATCGTGTGGGACGTCGCGACACAGGGCGCCCCGGACGCGCTCGGCGTGTTGAAGCACTTCCGGACCGTGGTGCACTACTCCGGCGCGAACGGCCCCGGTAACGCCACCCAACTGCAGCTGCGCGCCTATCTGAACGAGGGCGGCAGGCTGGTCGAGGCCGGTGAACTGGCCGGCGGCAGCGTCGACCTCGGCGGCGGCACCCTCTCGGACGACTTCAGCCAGTACTACCTGGGCGCCTACAGCCGTACATCGACCAAGGGAGCCACCGGGTTCACCGGCTCCGGAGCCCTCGACGGCTACACCGGCGCCCTCGGTGACGCGTCCGGTGGCCCGCTGGACCAGGCCGGCACCTACGGCGTCACCTCAGACGCGCTGCCGGTCGCCACGTACCCGCAGTTCAAGAGCGCGGGCGCGGGCCGGTTCGCCGGGACCGTCAATCCCTACGTGCCGTATTCCGGCTCGTACATGGCCGCCGCCGTGCACACCGACGACGCCTACAAGCGTCTCACCCGCACCATCGACCTCACCGGCGTCAGCGCCACCGACAAGCCGACCCTGAGCGCCCGGCTGCTGTGGGACACCGAGCCGGGCTACGACCATGCGGTGATCGAGGCGCACACTGTGGGCGCTGACGACTGGACGACCCTGCCGGAGGCCGGGGGCGCCACCAGGACGGCCGTACCGGCGGACTGCGGGCAGGGGTTCCTGATCGGCGAACATCCATGGCTGAAGCACTATCTGACGCTCGACGGCAACGCCTGCACCGCGAGCGGCACGACCGGCTCCTGGAACAGCCTCACCGGCAGCTCCGGCGGCTGGCGGCAGGTCGCCTTCGCCTTGAGCGCCTACGCCGGCAAGTCCGTCGAGGTGTCGATCAGCTACATCACCGACCCGGGCACGGGCGGCCATGGTGTCCTCGCCGACGACGCCTCGCTCGTCGTCGGCGGCACGGCCAAGGAGACCGAGGGCTTCGAGTCGTCCCTCGGGGCCTGGCACGTGCCCGGACCGCCCCCGGGCAGTCCGGCAGTCCTGAAGGACTGGTCGCGCTTCGGGACGCTGTTCCAGACGTACGGAGCGGTCACCACGGACGACACCGTGCTGCTCGGTTTCGGTCTGGAACAGGTGTCGTCGGCGGCCGATCGGGCAGCACTGCTGAGGAAGGCGTTCACCACGCTCGGCGGGTGAGGGCCGCCACATTGACAGATCCCGCTCGCCTTGTTCCAACAGGTGAGCGGGAGCCCTCTCAACGGTGCGCAAACACGCCCCTCATCGGCCCCTGATCAAGTGAGCCGACCCGCTCACGAACGAGTGAAGGGGGCGCAAAAACCGCCCGACATTCCGTACCAAATACGGGTGAATCCACTGTCGATCCGGGATGGTCCGTACCCCTACTGGCGGGTACGGACCGCCTGCCCGTGTATGGGCCATCTCGATGTCACCCCGGGGCCCGCAGAGAGGTAGGGTCGGTGGTGGTCGGGGACATCCCAAACAGAGCTCGCCGGCACCGCATGGCCGGCGTACCAACGAGGAGATCGGTTCGTGACGATCCGCGTAGGCATCAACGGCTTCGGCCGCATCGGTCGTAACTACTTCCGCGCGCTGCTGGAGCAGGGAGCGGACATCGAGGTTGTGGCTGTCAACGACCTGGGTGACACCGCCACCACGGCCCACCTGCTGAAGTACGACACGATCCTGGGTCGCCTCAAGCAGGAGGTCTCCCACACCGCCGACACCATCACCGTGGACGGCCACACCATCAAGGTGCTCTCCGAGCGCAACCCGGCCGACATCCCCTGGGGCGAGCTGGGCGTCGACATCGTCATCGAGTCGACCGGCATCTTCACCAAGCGCGAGGACGCCGCCAAGCACCTCGCCGGCGGCGCCAAGAAGGTCCTCATCTCGGCTCCGGCCAAGGACGAGGACATCACCATCGTGATGGGCGTCAACCAGGACAAGTACGACGCGGCGAACCACCACGTCATCTCCAACGCCTCCTGCACCACCAACTGTGTGGCGCCGATGGCCAAGGTCCTGGACGAGAACTTCGGCATCGTCAAGGGTCTGATGACCACGGTGCACGCGTACACGAACGACCAGCGCATCCTGGACTTCCCGCACAAGGACCTGCGCCGCGCCCGTGCCGCCGCCGAGAACATCATCCCGACCACCACCGGTGCCGCCAAGGCCACCGCCCTGGTCCTGCCGCAGCTCAAGGGCAAGCTGGACGGCATCGCCATGCGCGTCCCGGTCCCGACCGGCTCGGTCACCGACCTGGTCGTCGAGCTCGGCCGCGAGGTCACCAAGGAAGAGGTCAACGCCGCCTTCCAGAAGGCCGCCGAGGGCGAGCTGAAGGGCCTCCTGGACTACACCGAGGACCCGATCGTCTCCTCCGACATCGTCAACGCCCCGGCGTCCTGCACCTTCGACTCCTCCCTGACCATGGTCCAGGAGGGCAAGAACGTGAAGGTCATCGGCTGGTACGACAATGAGTGGGGCTACTCCAACCGCCTCGTGGACCTCACGGTCTTCGTCGGCAACCAGCTCTGATCGTCGAAGATCGCAGCAGCAAGACCTTGAAGTGAGAGCAGGGCTCGGGCAGCGCAGCGTCGCGCTGTCCGAGCCCTGCTCTCACGTACGGACCACGTCCTTTTACGATCAGGTGCACCACGAGCCCTCCTTTGGAGTCCACTCAATGAAGACGATCGACGAACTTCTCGCCGACGGCGTGAGCGGCAAGCGGGTCTTCGTCCGCGCCGACCTCAACGTGCCGCTGGCCGACGGGACGATCACCGACGACGGCCGCATCCGTGCCGTCCTGCCCACCGTCAAGGCCCTCGCCGAGGCCGGCGCCAAGGTGGTCGTCGCCTCGCACCTGGGACGCCCCAAGGGCGCCCCGGACCCCGCCTTCTCGCTGCTGCCCGCCGCCGAGCGCCTCGGTGAACTCCTCGGCGCCCCGGTCGCCTTCGCCCAGGACACCGTCGGCCCGGCCGCCCACGACGCCGTGGACGGCCTCCAGCCCGGCCAGGTCGCGGTCATCGAGAACCTGCGCTTCAACGCCGGCGAGACTTCGAAGGACGACACCGAGCGTGCCGAGTTCGCCGACCGGCTGGCCGCGCTCGCCGACGTCTACGTCGGTGACGGCTTCGGCGCCGTGCACCGCAAGCACGCCTCCGTCTACGACCTGCCGAAGAAGCTGCCGCACTACGCCGGCTACCTCATCGCCACCGAGGTCGGCGTGCTGAAGAAGCTCACCGAGGACGTCAAGCGCCCCTACGTCGTCGCGCTCGGCGGCGCCAAGGTCTCCGACAAGCTCGCCGTCATCGACGCGCTGCTGGGGAAGGCCGACCGCCTGCTCATCGGCGGCGGCATGGCCTACACCTTCCTCAAGGCCAAGGGCTACGAGGTCGGCATCTCCCTCCTGCAGGAGGACCAGATCCCGGCCGTCACGGAGTACATGCAGCGCGCCGAGAAGCAGGGCGTCGAGCTGGTGCTCCCCGTCGACGTCCTGGTCTCCCGGGAGTTCCCGGACCTGAAGACCAAGGCGCCGGCCGACTACACCGTGGTCGACGCGGACAAGATCCCCGCCGACCAGGAGGGCCTGGACATCGGCCCGAAGACCCGGGAGCTGTACGCCTCGAAGCTCACCGACGCCGCGACCGTCTTCTGGAACGGTCCCATGGGCGTCTTCGAGCACCCCGACTACGCGGGGGGCACCAAGGCGGTAGCCCAGGCCCTCCTCGACTCGGACGGCTTCACCGTCGTCGGCGGCGGTGACTCCGCCGCGGCCGTGCGTACGCTCGGCTTCGACGAGAATGCATTCGGCCACATCTCGACCGGTGGCGGCGCCTCCCTCGAACACCTCGAGGGCAAGACGCTCCCCGGCCTCGCCGCACTGGAGGACTGACCCCGCATGACCACTCGTACGCCTCTGATGGCGGGCAACTGGAAGATGAACCTCAACCACCTAGAGGCCATCGCACACGTCCAGAAGCTCGCCTTCGCCCTGGCCGACAAGGACTACGAGGCCGTCGAGGTCGCCGTCCTGCCGCCCTTCACCGACCTGCGCTCCGTGCAGACCCTGGTCGACGGCGACAAGCTCAAGATCAAGTACGGCGCCCAGGACCTCTCGGCGCACGACTCCGGCGCCTACACCGGTGAGATCTCCGGTCCGATGCTGGCCAAGCTCAAGTGCACCTACGTGGTCATCGGCCACTCCGAGCGCCGCCAGTACCACGAGGAGACCGACGAGCTGATCAACGCCAAGGTCAAGGCCGCCTACAAGCACGGTCTGACCCCGATCCTGTGCGTCGGCGAGGAGCTGGACGTCCGCGAGGCGGGCAACCACGTCACGCATACCCTCGCCCAGCTCGAGGGCGGTCTGAAGGACCTCCCGGCCGAGCAGGCCGAGACCGTCGTGATCGCCTACGAGCCCGTATGGGCGATCGGCACCGGCAAGGTCTGCGGCTCCGAGGACGCCCAGGAGGTCTGCGCCGCCATCCGTGCCAAGCTCGCCGAGCTGTACTCGCAGGACGTGGCCGACAAGGTCCGCATCCAGTACGGCGGCTCCGTGAAGTCGGGCAACGTCGCCGAGATCATGGCCCAGGCCGACATCGACGGCGCCCTGGTCGGCGGTGCCTCGCTGGACGCCGACGAGTTCGTCAAGATCGTGCGTTTCCGCGATCAGTAGCACGGGCTGTGAGTAGGCGGTAGCGGCGATACGTCGTACCCTTGCGGGGGCACAGCCGAGGTGCCGTGCCCCCGTCGTCCATCCGAATCCGAGGAAGTTGGTCCAGCCGTGGTTTTGGGGTTCTCGATCGCCCTGATCGTCTTCAGCCTGCTGCTGATGCTGCTGGTGCTGATGCACAAGGGAAAGGGCGGCGGCCTCTCCGACATGTTCGGTGGCGGCATGCAGTCCTCCGTCGGCGGCTCCTCGGTCGCCGAGCGCAACCTCGACCGGATCACCATCGTGGTCGGCCTGCTGTGGTTCGCGTGCATCATCGTCCTCGGCATCCTGATGAAGACGAACAGCTGACATACAGATGAATCGCGGACATTCCGCGCAGCGGTATATATCACGCATATTCGGTACGTAAGGCCCCATGTTCGGTACGCGCTCCTGAGCGCGGCCTATCATGGGGCTTGCGTCTGGGTGTGGGGGTTGTAACTCCAATGACTGGACGCGCGTTGGGCCTTACGTAGACTGAGGCGCTCGCGGCGAAGCGAAACGCCGACTCGCTTCGCGGCACCATCACGCAGGGAGTTACGACCGTGGCAAGTGGCAACGCGATCCGGGGAAGCCGGGTCGGAGCGGGGCCGATGGGCGAGGCCGAGCGCGGCGAGTCCGCGCCGCGGCTGCGCATCTCCTTCTGGTGCTCCAACGGGCATGAGACCCAGCCGAGCTTCGCCAGCGACGCACAGGTGCCCGAGACCTGGGACTGCCCGCGCTGCGGCTTCCCGGCCGGCCAGGACCGGGACAACCCGCCGGACCCGCCGCGCACCGAGCCGTACAAGACGCACCTCGCGTATGTGCGGGAGCGGCGCAGCGACGCGGACGGTGAGGCGATCCTCGCCGAGGCGCTCGCCAAACTGCGGGGCGAGATCTAGGACTTGACACCGGCCGGGTACCTGCGGGTGCCTGGCCGGAGCGGTATCCGCGCCGCGAGCCCGGCCGATTGTCAGTGGCGACCTCTACGGTTTTCGTGAAGGCGAGAACCGTGAGGGGGAGTTGTGACGGCGGTCGAGACGGGGGAGGCCGAGCCGGGGGGCAGGCGTGCGCCCGCGTGGCGCGGCGGATTCGGGCGGCTGTGGAGCGCCGCCGTGCTGTCCAGCTTCGGTGACGCGCTGCGTGGGGCCGCGCTGCCCCTGCTCGCCTCCTCGCTCACCGACCGTCCCCTGCTCATCGCCTCCGTGACCGCCTGTGGCTATCTGCCCTGGATCGTCTTCGGGCTGCTCGGCGGAGCGGTGGCGGACCGGGTGGACCAGCGGCGCGCGATGGGGGCCGTGGACGCGGTACGAGGAATGCTCGTCGCCGCCTTCGCGGTGGCCGTCGCCCTCGGCCACGCCTCGATCGCCCTGCTCATCACGCTGGCCTTCACGCTGACCACGCTCCAGACGCTGTTCGACAACGCCTCCACGGCACTGTTGCCCGCCCTGGTGGACCGACCGGCGCTCGGCAGTGCCAACGCCCGGCTGATGACCGGACAGAAGATCGCCGGCGGCCTGATGGGGGCGCCCGTCGTGCCGGTGCTGATCGCCGTCGGGGCTGCCGTCCCCTTCGCGGCCGACGCCATCACCTTCCTGGTGGCCGCCGCGCTGGTCGCCTCCCTGCGGACCGGCGCACCCGAACGTACGGCGAGACGGGCGGGCAGCACCCTGCGCCGGGAGATCGCCGCCGGGCTGCGCATCCTGGGGCGCGACCGGGCCCTGCGCGGGCTGTGCGCCGCCACGGCCCTGTGCAACGTCGGCATGGGCGCGCTGATCGCCACCCTGGTGGTCCTGGTGACCGGCTGGCTGGACGCGGGCACGGCCGGGTATGCGGCGGTGACCACCGCCTACACCGCCGGCGGGCTGACCGGCGGAGTGCTGAACCGGTGGGTCGCGGCGGCTCTCGGCCCGCTGCGGACCGTCCTGCTCGCCGGCACCGTGCAGACCGGCGCGCTGATGGTCATGGGCACCGTGCGCAGTCTGGCCGCCGCGGTGGCTGCGCTCGCCGTCTTCGGCTGCATGGGCATGCTGTGGAACGTCAACACGACGACGCTGATGCAGCAGCGGGCCCCCGCCGACATGCTCGGCCGGGTCAGCTCCGCATTCCGCACCCTCGCCGTCGCCGGGGCCCCGCTGGGCGCCCTGCTCGGCGGAGCCGTGGCCACGGCCTGGGGCCCGGGCACCCCGGCACTGCTCACGGCCGCCTTCTTCGTCCTGTCCGTCACCTCGCTGATACCGGCCCGCAAGCCGGACGTACCTGTTGTTGCCCGCGCGGACGACGTCACGACGGCTCATGGCCCGCGGTGATCAATTAGGTTGGAACAGCTGGGACAGGCACGAAAGAAGGCGGAAGTCGGAAATGAACGCAGACGGCCGGACCAGGCTCAACCAGACGCCCGAATGGACCGCTCTCGCCAAGCATCGGGAGGAGCTGGCCGACACTCATCTGAGGGAACTGTTCGCCGCCGATCCCGGGCGCGCCGAGGGGTACGCGCTCCAGGTCGGCGATCTGTACATCGACTACTCGAAGCACCTGGTCACCGACGAGACGCTGCGGCTGCTGCGCGAGCTGGCCGCCGCCACGGACGTGTTCGGGCTCCGGGACGCCATGTTCCGCGGCGAGAAGATCAACGTCACCGAGAACCGTGCGGTGCTGCACACCGCGCTGCGCGCCCCGCGCGAGGCGGTGATCGAGGTCGACGGCGAGAACGTCGTCCCGAAGGTGCACGCCGTGCTCGACAAGATGGCCGGCTTCGCCGACCGCGTCCGTTCCGGCGCCTGGACCGGCCACACCGGCAAGCGCATCAAGAACGTGATCAACGTCGGCATCGGCGGCTCCGACCTGGGCCCCGCGATGGCCTACGAGGTGCTGCGCAGCTTCACCGACCGCGCCCTCATGGTCCGCTTCGTGTCCAACGTGGACGGCGCCGACCTGCATGAGGCCACCCGCGACCTGGACCCGGCCGAGACGCTGTTCATCATCGCCTCCAAGACCTTCACCACGATCGAGACGATCACCAACGCCACCTCCGCCCGCACCTGGCTGCTGGACGCGCTCGGTGACGAGGCCGCGGTGGCCAAGCACTTCGTCGCCCTGTCGACCAACGCCGAGAAGGTCGCCGAGTTCGGCATCGACCCGGACAACATGTTCGAGTTCTGGGACTGGGTCGGCGGCCGGTACTCGTACGACTCCGCGATCGGGCTGTCCCTGATGATCGCGATCGGACCCGGCCGTTTCCGCGAGATGCTCGACGGCTTCCGGCTGGTCGACGACCACTTCCGCACCGCGCCCGCCGAGGCCAACGCGCCTTTGCTCCTGGGCCTGCTGGGCATCTGGTACGGCAACTTCCACGACGCCCAGTCGCACGCCGTCCTGCCGTACAGCCACTATCTGTCGAGGTTCACCGCCTACCTCCAGCAGCTGGACATGGAGTCCAACGGCAAGTACGTGGCGCGGGACGGCAGGCAGGTGGACTGGCAGACCGGGCCGGTCGTCTGGGGCACGCCGGGCACCAACGGGCAGCACGCCTACTACCAGTTGATCCACCAGGGCACCAAGCTGATCCCGGCGGACTTCATCGGCTTCGCCGAGCCGGTGGCCGAGCTGAGCGGTGAACTGAAGGCACAGCACGACCTGTTGATGGCCAACTTCTTCGCCCAGACCCAGGCGCTGGCCTTCGGCAAGTCCGCCGAGGAGGTCCGCGCGGAGGGGGTGCCGGAGGAGCTGGTCACGCACAAGACCTTCCAGGGCAACCGGCCGACGACGACCGTCCTCGCGAAGGAACTCACCCCGTCGGTCCTCGGCCAGCTGATCGCCCTCTACGAACACAAGGTGTTCGTGCAGGGCGCGGTGTGGAACATCGACTCCTTCGATCAGTGGGGCGTCGAACTCGGCAAGGTCCTCGCCAAGCGCGTGGAGCCCGCCCTGACCGAGGGCGCGGAGGTGCCCGGACTGGACGCGTCGAGCAAGGTGCTGGTCGCCAAGTACCGCCGGATGCGCGGCCGGAACTGACCACCGCGAACCGGTAGCCGGTAGCCAGGAGTCGGGCGCCGCCCCGGTCGGGGACGCGGGGCATCGGGCGAGGCAGACCGCCCGGTGTCCCGGGGCGGCTCCCTGCTGATCACCTCGATGG from Streptomyces roseochromogenus subsp. oscitans DS 12.976 encodes the following:
- a CDS encoding M14 family metallopeptidase, whose translation is MRHRARSILAVGALLIGGATLAPVAQAQSGSPAKSDPDQVKVFRADVTKEQIPLLLKAGQDGDELGEQVTRGGKSEVEVYLTDRQAAKLREQGVDLTEHTVSAKAQARIAKASQGVFRPYSGTGGLKQEILDTAEANPGLTKVESIGKTINGQDILALKLTKNARKSDDGSKPSVLYLSNQHAREWITPEMTRRLMHYYLDHYRNDSRIRKVVDSTELWFVISANPDGYDYTFKNSGTRLWRKNLRDVNGDGVIGTGDGVDLNRNFPYKWGYDDEGSSPNPTSETYRGASPASEPETRALDAFEKRVGFTYAVNYHSAAELLLYGVGWQVATPTPDDVLYKALAGTPDNPAIPGYRSQLSSELYTTNGEADGHASNVNGIAMFTPEMSTCQTASNVDPNDAWKPEDCPSVFSFPDDEKLIQQEFAKNIPFALSVAETAVHPDRPVSSVGLSAADFTPAAFSTSYSDGADQEVSVVVRKAIRDKELKYRVNGGRVLDQTLRPWKGGKTYGGKDDLYFDEYRAKVRDGEPGDKVEVWFTGETNSGKKVSSSHFTYTVAERPRADTLVVAEEGTAATQAQTYVDAVRAAGHRAIVWDVATQGAPDALGVLKHFRTVVHYSGANGPGNATQLQLRAYLNEGGRLVEAGELAGGSVDLGGGTLSDDFSQYYLGAYSRTSTKGATGFTGSGALDGYTGALGDASGGPLDQAGTYGVTSDALPVATYPQFKSAGAGRFAGTVNPYVPYSGSYMAAAVHTDDAYKRLTRTIDLTGVSATDKPTLSARLLWDTEPGYDHAVIEAHTVGADDWTTLPEAGGATRTAVPADCGQGFLIGEHPWLKHYLTLDGNACTASGTTGSWNSLTGSSGGWRQVAFALSAYAGKSVEVSISYITDPGTGGHGVLADDASLVVGGTAKETEGFESSLGAWHVPGPPPGSPAVLKDWSRFGTLFQTYGAVTTDDTVLLGFGLEQVSSAADRAALLRKAFTTLGG
- the gap gene encoding type I glyceraldehyde-3-phosphate dehydrogenase; this encodes MTIRVGINGFGRIGRNYFRALLEQGADIEVVAVNDLGDTATTAHLLKYDTILGRLKQEVSHTADTITVDGHTIKVLSERNPADIPWGELGVDIVIESTGIFTKREDAAKHLAGGAKKVLISAPAKDEDITIVMGVNQDKYDAANHHVISNASCTTNCVAPMAKVLDENFGIVKGLMTTVHAYTNDQRILDFPHKDLRRARAAAENIIPTTTGAAKATALVLPQLKGKLDGIAMRVPVPTGSVTDLVVELGREVTKEEVNAAFQKAAEGELKGLLDYTEDPIVSSDIVNAPASCTFDSSLTMVQEGKNVKVIGWYDNEWGYSNRLVDLTVFVGNQL
- a CDS encoding phosphoglycerate kinase, with protein sequence MKTIDELLADGVSGKRVFVRADLNVPLADGTITDDGRIRAVLPTVKALAEAGAKVVVASHLGRPKGAPDPAFSLLPAAERLGELLGAPVAFAQDTVGPAAHDAVDGLQPGQVAVIENLRFNAGETSKDDTERAEFADRLAALADVYVGDGFGAVHRKHASVYDLPKKLPHYAGYLIATEVGVLKKLTEDVKRPYVVALGGAKVSDKLAVIDALLGKADRLLIGGGMAYTFLKAKGYEVGISLLQEDQIPAVTEYMQRAEKQGVELVLPVDVLVSREFPDLKTKAPADYTVVDADKIPADQEGLDIGPKTRELYASKLTDAATVFWNGPMGVFEHPDYAGGTKAVAQALLDSDGFTVVGGGDSAAAVRTLGFDENAFGHISTGGGASLEHLEGKTLPGLAALED
- the tpiA gene encoding triose-phosphate isomerase; translation: MTTRTPLMAGNWKMNLNHLEAIAHVQKLAFALADKDYEAVEVAVLPPFTDLRSVQTLVDGDKLKIKYGAQDLSAHDSGAYTGEISGPMLAKLKCTYVVIGHSERRQYHEETDELINAKVKAAYKHGLTPILCVGEELDVREAGNHVTHTLAQLEGGLKDLPAEQAETVVIAYEPVWAIGTGKVCGSEDAQEVCAAIRAKLAELYSQDVADKVRIQYGGSVKSGNVAEIMAQADIDGALVGGASLDADEFVKIVRFRDQ
- the secG gene encoding preprotein translocase subunit SecG, translating into MGFSIALIVFSLLLMLLVLMHKGKGGGLSDMFGGGMQSSVGGSSVAERNLDRITIVVGLLWFACIIVLGILMKTNS
- a CDS encoding RNA polymerase-binding protein RbpA, which encodes MASGNAIRGSRVGAGPMGEAERGESAPRLRISFWCSNGHETQPSFASDAQVPETWDCPRCGFPAGQDRDNPPDPPRTEPYKTHLAYVRERRSDADGEAILAEALAKLRGEI
- a CDS encoding MFS transporter — its product is MTAVETGEAEPGGRRAPAWRGGFGRLWSAAVLSSFGDALRGAALPLLASSLTDRPLLIASVTACGYLPWIVFGLLGGAVADRVDQRRAMGAVDAVRGMLVAAFAVAVALGHASIALLITLAFTLTTLQTLFDNASTALLPALVDRPALGSANARLMTGQKIAGGLMGAPVVPVLIAVGAAVPFAADAITFLVAAALVASLRTGAPERTARRAGSTLRREIAAGLRILGRDRALRGLCAATALCNVGMGALIATLVVLVTGWLDAGTAGYAAVTTAYTAGGLTGGVLNRWVAAALGPLRTVLLAGTVQTGALMVMGTVRSLAAAVAALAVFGCMGMLWNVNTTTLMQQRAPADMLGRVSSAFRTLAVAGAPLGALLGGAVATAWGPGTPALLTAAFFVLSVTSLIPARKPDVPVVARADDVTTAHGPR
- the pgi gene encoding glucose-6-phosphate isomerase; amino-acid sequence: MNADGRTRLNQTPEWTALAKHREELADTHLRELFAADPGRAEGYALQVGDLYIDYSKHLVTDETLRLLRELAAATDVFGLRDAMFRGEKINVTENRAVLHTALRAPREAVIEVDGENVVPKVHAVLDKMAGFADRVRSGAWTGHTGKRIKNVINVGIGGSDLGPAMAYEVLRSFTDRALMVRFVSNVDGADLHEATRDLDPAETLFIIASKTFTTIETITNATSARTWLLDALGDEAAVAKHFVALSTNAEKVAEFGIDPDNMFEFWDWVGGRYSYDSAIGLSLMIAIGPGRFREMLDGFRLVDDHFRTAPAEANAPLLLGLLGIWYGNFHDAQSHAVLPYSHYLSRFTAYLQQLDMESNGKYVARDGRQVDWQTGPVVWGTPGTNGQHAYYQLIHQGTKLIPADFIGFAEPVAELSGELKAQHDLLMANFFAQTQALAFGKSAEEVRAEGVPEELVTHKTFQGNRPTTTVLAKELTPSVLGQLIALYEHKVFVQGAVWNIDSFDQWGVELGKVLAKRVEPALTEGAEVPGLDASSKVLVAKYRRMRGRN